The Corynebacterium coyleae genome segment CACCGACCCGGAGGAAGCCGCCGAACTGGTCTCCGGCCCTGAGCGCGACCACATTTTGAGGATGGTGGGCCTGTGAAGCGCACAATCTGGGTCAGCGTCGCCGCGATCGTTGCGGTGACTCTTCTGGTCATTGCGGGTGCCAGGGCGTTGCTTGTCGACGACGCCACGCCCCCGGCCGGCGACGGTGTCGTCGAAAAGCAATCTGCCCCGGTGACACGACGCCCGGATTGCCCAGAAGGTGCGATCGGCGGCGTGGACCTGGCGTGCCTAGGCGGCGAGGCGGCCGGCGCGCAGCAGGAGATCACCGTGGCCAACGTGTGGGCGTGGTGGTGCGAACCGTGCCGTGCGGAGTTGCCCGTAGTGGAGGAGTTCGCCCGCGCACACCCTGAGTACACCGTGGTGGGCGTGCACGCGGACCGCGATGGGGCGCGCGGCGCGGCGTTGTTGGAGGACCTCGGCGTGGACCTGCCGAGCTTCGAGGACGACTCCAACGTGTTCGCCGGCACGCTCGGCCTGCCGCCGGTGGTGCCGCTGACCGTCGTGTTCCGTGGTGAGGAGCAGTTGGGCGTGTTTGCCAAGGAGTTCACCTCGGCCGAGGAGCTGGCCGAGGCCGTGCGCGGGGTGCTGTGATGGTTGCGGTGCGGCCGGAACGGGCACCGGTGTGGCTGCGGGGGCTCGTGGATAAGCTGCGCGCTGGCGAGGGCGATGCGCGGGTCAAAGCGATGCTGGGCCCGCGCGTGCCGCAAACGCCGGGGGAGGACCAGGCGGCGGTGCTCATCGTGTTTGCTGGCGACCCGGAGGCGGAGGAACTGCCGGAGGACGCCCGGGTGCTGATCACGCACCGCACCCCGTCTATGCGCAGCCACTCCGGTCAGATGGCGTTTCCGGGCGGGCACATCGACGCCACAGATACAGGCCCGGTGGCGGCGGCGTTGCGCGAGGCATACGAGGAGACCGGGTTGGCCCCTGAGCGGGTTGTGCCGCTGGCGGTGATGGGGCAGGTGAAAACCGGTGGCAGCCGCAGGCTGGTGCGCCCCGTGGTGGCGTACGCACCCGACCCGGGTGAGGTGTACCCGGCAAGCGAGCTCGAAACCGACGACGTGTTCTTCGTTCCCATCCGGGACTTGGTGGATCCGGCCAACCGCGCGAAGCTCGGCTGGAAGCACTGGACCGGTCCGACGTTTTGGGCCCGCGACTATCTCATCTGGGGTTTTACCGGAATCCTGCTGGCGGTCGTGCTGGAATTAGCTGGCTGGGTGCGCGCCTGGGACGAGCGTCCGGGCGATCTTTACGAGGCGCTGGCCCGATCCCGCAACCGCGAGCTGTAACATTTGCGGAATGCACCTGGTCGTTGACGTTCTGCTTGGGCTTGCCGTCGTCGCTGCGTTTGTCAGCGGCTGGCGCCAAGGTGCGTTTTCGGCTGTGATCTCCGCAATCGGCATTATCGCGGGCCTCGTGGTGGGGCTGGCGGTGGCGCCGTTGCTTCTCGACGTCACCGAGTCCCAACCCATCCGCATCACGCTGCTGCTGTCGGTGGTGGTGCTCTTCGTCGGCCTGGGCAACCTGCTCGGCGTGACCCTCGGGGGCAACTTGCGGGCGCGGGTACGCAGCCGCCTGACGCGTTTCGTGGATTCGGTGGTGGGCGCACTGTTCCAATCGGTCGCACTGGCGCTGGTGGTGTGGTTTATCTCAATCCCGCTGGCCACAGCCATACCGGGTGAGTTGGGCGACGGGATCCGCAACTCGCACATCCTGGCCAAAATCCACGACACCGCTCCGGAAAGCG includes the following:
- a CDS encoding NUDIX hydrolase, whose translation is MVAVRPERAPVWLRGLVDKLRAGEGDARVKAMLGPRVPQTPGEDQAAVLIVFAGDPEAEELPEDARVLITHRTPSMRSHSGQMAFPGGHIDATDTGPVAAALREAYEETGLAPERVVPLAVMGQVKTGGSRRLVRPVVAYAPDPGEVYPASELETDDVFFVPIRDLVDPANRAKLGWKHWTGPTFWARDYLIWGFTGILLAVVLELAGWVRAWDERPGDLYEALARSRNREL
- a CDS encoding TlpA family protein disulfide reductase, which codes for MKRTIWVSVAAIVAVTLLVIAGARALLVDDATPPAGDGVVEKQSAPVTRRPDCPEGAIGGVDLACLGGEAAGAQQEITVANVWAWWCEPCRAELPVVEEFARAHPEYTVVGVHADRDGARGAALLEDLGVDLPSFEDDSNVFAGTLGLPPVVPLTVVFRGEEQLGVFAKEFTSAEELAEAVRGVL